One segment of Megachile rotundata isolate GNS110a chromosome 6, iyMegRotu1, whole genome shotgun sequence DNA contains the following:
- the dtn gene encoding transmembrane protein 132C dtn isoform X1, producing MDKVAASSFQQLRLAGILMDTWIFFLFVAIADVAASVEVHFENKDGGFFLKHTPRQYYPVRGDSVPAISPSTGTSSSGNAGIPSAPAGSVLSIDKFTVFQTSEPVSVRATYGPFSTKQTVPARYIVPDPLDALPGPETRRNLTAATILDAQELGARHLDMSAHLVGNSIPRDSPVLRVLFHAGSEAGGRRQLLLARHQRVCVVLHASLAAPSRSTASRNNGRSYSSSSSSSSSSAFPSSSSVLTAACSPDGENGVCLAQITIPADWWAPLPPPDASGRVKVAKSLPRLVQVAYSVLEPRTEETGSVDSGAGFCRPRVQIQPVTPLGQIPLAPNRADYKELKADDSLTLLVPHGPLYPRSRLHVPAFLHPSKATDPRQDRPPLIIGVYLRARVKSGIKILDASPSNPDWIVDSEINAKNTVATFTARRKEDASRVPSASAEEILTMLLEASEEGVEGNWDGGRIVWSVRYAYEGEDDNDSQLNGMDQLQQRLQQRQMQHHHHHHAERRKLQARLEIQKDDIQAVLPISKNWEVMNTAVLTGRQVSQGMKVFIVSQAGTVADVTLQSSCHSEDESVLKVSSSCSSVYVDGTEIRGSSNASVFVKYGTYTGLARFTVWMPEFPLEVTVGDTRLSQIKGWKVPEEHAAGAKSKRSLNATNSRVDQSPTKTKKRSATELEDSLEDTSMDVEDADVILEEDEQEERFRGNEHGWDTINSIDRGSSTNCRLRFQQSPVEVHARFLATDHDSGRVSYFVNRRTWLRVTDLVMGMLRVSDPRIATLLQGRIVQGRGVGRTEVQVLSPITGRVIGAKEVRVGNDRVAVTRLFVKVVSGLQLTISPDTAIENGYVAETSVTRRLTAQYQEGLLDVDVEFSDGTKTPLREIAVSDYYLLVESLDPEVVAFAPMVASHHPRVIAVGEGRGDLLRVSLQLAHTCRSTGRRSGKASQRTTAATLATASVNVEVDFASSDLPNRPEFVQNDGGGTVGSHHHRERKTSRGEMAPDLHDILIGLPLKDENGHEHGHEHEPLVQARQHHTAIANGMSSGGMGGVGIRHHGGARMSPLEIGMYVLLAAFCFAIVVFVVSCVVYASKFKPQPPDSPLGGSALPVLSGAARARAAANQLASGRRPPRESTTNAHDWVWLGRATLERAACGPQQVRVTSNPLAGENEGDSSEIATSFDNPNHIELPSAGQRNNGSGSNGPIDTTTYSKRDKFQRNSFASKAATKPSTVVTATTVTTPASMATSTVTTTRNDNDDIPPPLPPHGVPVTSSAMASSAIPVVPLVGAIAGNNNNNNSNEDYKPPVPPHRNTGVIVRVPETPRKHRHRASSGSAGSGHQGNNQRHSKQQMQHIKPHGKARVGSPKENGAEEEEEFVELANHDDNRHPKDARSREVKRATIVGNPMFSSFSTSAVASSMNVSSPTVASSSSSPPNSSPSSSSSSSSSSSSSSSSASSSHEQEESVALDDLNLGMDYNQIMQYFDNLKESNA from the exons ACGTGGCGGCTTCGGTGGAGGTCCACTTCGAGAACAAGGACGGCGGATTCTTCTTGAAACATACACCGAGGCAATATTATCCTGTCAGAGGAGATTCGGTTCCGGCGATATCTCCGTCGACGGGAACGTCGTCGAGCGGCAACGCTGGAATCCCATCGGCTCCGGCCGGTTCGGTCCTCTCGATAGACAAGTTTACGGTCTTTCAAACGAGCGAGCCGGTCTCGGTCAGAGCCACTTATGGCCCGTTTAGCACCAAGCAGACCGTACCGGCTCGCTACATAGTTCCGGATCCGTTGGACGCGTTACCGGGACCGGAAACCAGACGAAACCTAACGGCTGCGACGATCCTGGACGCGCAAGAGTTGGGCGCTCGTCACCTGGACATGTCCGCTCATCTGGTGGGAAACAGCATACCGCGTGACTCGCCGGTGCTAAGAGTACTCTTTCACGCCGGAAGCGAGGCGGGCGGAAGGCGTCAGTTGCTACTGGCTCGGCATCAGAGGGTATGCGTGGTTCTGCACGCGAGCCTCGCCGCTCCCTCCAGGAGCACGGCCAGCAGAAACAACGGTAGAAGCTATTCCTCTTCCTCGTCTTCGTCCTCCTCTTCCGCCTTTCCGTCTTCGTCGTCGGTGCTCACGGCAGCCTGCAGCCCCGACGGAGAAAACGGCGTTTGTCTGGCACAGATCACCATACCTGCCGATTGGTGGGCACCGTTACCTCCTCCCGACGCTTCCGGTCGGGTCAAGGTCGCCAAGAGCCTGCCAAGGCTCGTACAGGTCGCGTACTCGGTACTGGAGCCTCGAACAGAGGAGACTGGCTCCGTGGACAGCGGGGCCGGCTTCTGCAGACCCAGAGTACAAATACAGCCGGTCACGCCGCTCGGACAAATACCTTTGGCTCCGAATCGAGCCGATTACAAGGAACTCAAGGCGGACGACTCGCTGACTTTGCTGGTGCCGCATGGACCCCTCTATCCGAGGTCTAGATTACACGTTCCCGCGTTCCTGCATCCGTCCAAGGCTACCGATCCGAGACAGGACAGGCCGCCCCTCATTATCGGCGTTTACTTGAG AGCCAGAGTGAAATCCGGGATAAAGATCCTAGACGCGTCGCCGAGCAATCCGGACTGGATCGTCGATAGCGAGATCAACGCGAAGAACACGGTCGCAACGTTCACCGCGAGACGAAAGGAGGACGCTTCGCGAGTACCAAGCGC GTCTGCCGAGGAAATTTTGACGATGCTTTTGGAAGCGAGCGAAGAAGGAGTGGAAGGAAATTGGGACGGAGGTCGTATCGTGTGGAGCGTGCGTTACGCTTACGAGGGTGAAGACGACAACGACTCTCAGCTGAATGGGATGGATCAGCTGCAGCAGAGGTTGCAGCAGCGGCAGATGcaacatcatcatcatcatcatgcaGAGAGGCGGAAGCTTCAAGCGCGTCTCGAGATACAGAAAGACGACATTCAAGCGGTACTGCCTATTTCCAAG AACTGGGAGGTGATGAACACCGCCGTGTTGACGGGACGCCAAGTGTCCCAAGGGATGAAGGTCTTTATCGTGAGCCAAGCCGGAACCGTGGCCGACGTTACCCTACAATCCTCTTGTCACTCCGAGGACGAGAGTGTGCTCAAG GTATCGTCCTCTTGCAGCAGCGTGTACGTTGACGGCACAGAAATCCGAGGTTCCAGTAACGCGTCGGTGTTCGTCAAGTACGGAACGTACACGGGCCTAGCCAGGTTCACTGTCTGGATGCCCGAGTTTCCTCTGGAAGTGACGGTCGGCGACACCAGACTGAGTCAGATCAAAGGTTGGAAGGTCCCCGAAGAACACGCGGCCGGTGCGAAAAGCAAACGTAGTTTGAACGCGACCAACTCTCGAGTCGATCAATCCCCGACGAAAACGAAAAAGAGAAGCGCAACCGAATTGGAGGATTCACTGGAGGACACTTCGATGGACGTCGAGGATGCGGACGTGATCCTCGAGGAGGACGAACAAGAGGAAAGATTTCGAGGGAACGAGCACGGCTGGGACACGATCAATTCGATCGACAGAGGATCTTCGACCAACTGTAGACTCCGATTTCAGCAAAGTCCGGTCGAGGTCCACGCGAGGTTCCTCGCTACCGATCACGACTCCGGAAGAGTCTCTTATTTCGTGAATCGCCGCACATGGTTACGCGTGACCGATTTGGTGATGGGCATGCTTCGAGTCTCGGATCCTAGAATAGCGACTCTTTTGCAAGGAAGGATCGTTCAAGGACGCGGAGTGGGCAGAACGGAAGTGCAGGTACTTTCGCCAATTACCGGGCGAGTAATCGGCGCGAAGGAAGTACGAGTGGGCAACGATCGTGTAGCGGTTACTCGACTGTTCGTCAAAGTCGTGTCCGGTCTGCAGCTCACCATCAGTCCGGATACCGCTATCGAAAATGGATACGTGGCGGAGACCTCGGTCACGAGGAGACTTACTGCTCAGTATCAG GAGGGTCTGCTGGACGTGGACGTGGAGTTTTCGGATGGAACCAAGACGCCGTTAAGAGAGATCGCTGTCAGCGATTATTACTTGTTGGTGGAGAGTCTAGACCCCGAAGTAGTGGCGTTCGCTCCGATGGTTGCCTCCCATCATCCCCGAGTGATCGCGGTCGGCGAGGGACGGGGTGATTTGTTACGAGTCAGTCTTCAGCTGGCGCATACCTGTCGTTCAACCGGCAGGAGGTCTGGAAAAGCTTCTCAAAGGACCACCGCAGCTACCCTCGCAACAGCTTCGGTCAACGTCGAAGTGGATTTTGCCTCGAGCGATCTTCCTAATCGACCagaattcgtgcagaacgacgGAGGAGGAACCGTCGGTTCTCATCATCACAGGGAGAGGAAAACCAGCAGGGGAGAAATGGCGCCTGATCTTCACGACATTTTGATCG GACTACCGCTGAAAGACGAGAACGGGCACGAGCACGGGCACGAGCACGAACCTTTGGTGCAGGCGCGGCAGCACCACACGGCTATAGCTAATGGCATGTCTTCAGGAGGCATGGGTGGCGTTGGAATACGGCATCACGGGGGCGCACGGATGAGTCCACTCGAGATCGGAATGTACGTTCTGCTGGCGGCCTTCTGTTTCGCTATCGTCGTTTTCGTCGTTTCCTGCGTGGTCTACGCGAGCAAATTCAAGCCTCAGCCGCCCGATTCGCCGTTAGGCGGGTCCGCGCTTCCGGTTCTTTCTGGAGCAGCGAGGGCCAGAGCAGCGGCCAACCAGCTGGCATCGGGAAGAAGGCCTCCTAGGGAATCTACCACGAACGCTCACGATTGGGTTTGGCTGGGACGCGCCACGCTCGAGAGGGCTGCCTGCGGACCCCAACAG GTACGAGTAACCAGTAATCCTCTTGCCGGTGAAAACGAAGGGGACTCGAGCGAAATAGCGACTTCCTTCGACAATCCGAATCACATCGAACTACCGTCCGCGGGCCAACGAAACAACGGATCCGGAAGCAACGGTCCGATAGACACGACGACCTACAGCAAGAGGGACAAGTTTCAGCGAAACAGTTTCGCTTCTAAGGCCGCGACGAAGCCATCGACCGTGGTAACCGCGACCACGGTGACCACACCCGCGTCCATGGCAACGTCCACCGTAACAACCACGCGAAACGA CAACGACGACATTCCGCCGCCTCTACCCCCGCACGGAGTACCCGTGACGAGCTCGGCAATGGCCTCTTCCGCGATCCCGGTCGTTCCTCTGGTCGGCGCGATCGccggcaacaacaacaacaacaatagcAACGAAGACTATAAACCACCGGTACCGCCGCACAGGAATACGGGAGTGATAGTACGGGTACCGGAAACCCCGAGGAAACACCGTCACAGGGCGTCGAGCGGTAGCGCGGGCAGCGGCCACCAAGGGAACAACCAGCGGCACAGCAAACAACAGATGCAGCATATCAAGCCACACGGTAAAGCTAGAGTAGGTAGTCCGAAAGAGAACGGCGCGGAGGAGGAGGAAGAGTTCGTGGAGCTAGCGAATCACGATGACAACAGGCATCCGAAAGACGCGAGAAGCAGAGAGGTGAAGAGGGCGACGATCGTCGGTAATCCAATGTTCTCGTCGTTCTCAACGTCCGCAGTCGCCTCTTCGATGAACGTGTCCAGTCCTACCGTGGCTTCTTCGTCCTCTTCGCCACCTAACTCGTCGCCgtcctcctcttcctcttcctcctcgTCCTCGTCCTCTTCGTCCTCGTCCGCGTCCTCGTCTCACGAACAAGAAGAATCGGTGGCGCTGGACGACCTCAATCTGGGCATGGACTACAACCAGATCATGCAGTACTTCGACAACCTGAAAGAGTCGAACGCCTAG
- the dtn gene encoding transmembrane protein 132C dtn isoform X2 produces MDKVAASSFQQLRLAGILMDTWIFFLFVAIADVAASVEVHFENKDGGFFLKHTPRQYYPVRGDSVPAISPSTGTSSSGNAGIPSAPAGSVLSIDKFTVFQTSEPVSVRATYGPFSTKQTVPARYIVPDPLDALPGPETRRNLTAATILDAQELGARHLDMSAHLVGNSIPRDSPVLRVLFHAGSEAGGRRQLLLARHQRVCVVLHASLAAPSRSTASRNNGRSYSSSSSSSSSSAFPSSSSVLTAACSPDGENGVCLAQITIPADWWAPLPPPDASGRVKVAKSLPRLVQVAYSVLEPRTEETGSVDSGAGFCRPRVQIQPVTPLGQIPLAPNRADYKELKADDSLTLLVPHGPLYPRSRLHVPAFLHPSKATDPRQDRPPLIIGVYLRARVKSGIKILDASPSNPDWIVDSEINAKNTVATFTARRKEDASRVPSASAEEILTMLLEASEEGVEGNWDGGRIVWSVRYAYEGEDDNDSQLNGMDQLQQRLQQRQMQHHHHHHAERRKLQARLEIQKDDIQAVLPISKNWEVMNTAVLTGRQVSQGMKVFIVSQAGTVADVTLQSSCHSEDESVLKVSSSCSSVYVDGTEIRGSSNASVFVKYGTYTGLARFTVWMPEFPLEVTVGDTRLSQIKGWKVPEEHAAGAKSKRSLNATNSRVDQSPTKTKKRSATELEDSLEDTSMDVEDADVILEEDEQEERFRGNEHGWDTINSIDRGSSTNCRLRFQQSPVEVHARFLATDHDSGRVSYFVNRRTWLRVTDLVMGMLRVSDPRIATLLQGRIVQGRGVGRTEVQVLSPITGRVIGAKEVRVGNDRVAVTRLFVKVVSGLQLTISPDTAIENGYVAETSVTRRLTAQYQEGLLDVDVEFSDGTKTPLREIAVSDYYLLVESLDPEVVAFAPMVASHHPRVIAVGEGRGDLLRVSLQLAHTCRSTGRRSGKASQRTTAATLATASVNVEVDFASSDLPNRPEFVQNDGGGTVGSHHHRERKTSRGEMAPDLHDILIGGMGGVGIRHHGGARMSPLEIGMYVLLAAFCFAIVVFVVSCVVYASKFKPQPPDSPLGGSALPVLSGAARARAAANQLASGRRPPRESTTNAHDWVWLGRATLERAACGPQQVRVTSNPLAGENEGDSSEIATSFDNPNHIELPSAGQRNNGSGSNGPIDTTTYSKRDKFQRNSFASKAATKPSTVVTATTVTTPASMATSTVTTTRNDNDDIPPPLPPHGVPVTSSAMASSAIPVVPLVGAIAGNNNNNNSNEDYKPPVPPHRNTGVIVRVPETPRKHRHRASSGSAGSGHQGNNQRHSKQQMQHIKPHGKARVGSPKENGAEEEEEFVELANHDDNRHPKDARSREVKRATIVGNPMFSSFSTSAVASSMNVSSPTVASSSSSPPNSSPSSSSSSSSSSSSSSSSASSSHEQEESVALDDLNLGMDYNQIMQYFDNLKESNA; encoded by the exons ACGTGGCGGCTTCGGTGGAGGTCCACTTCGAGAACAAGGACGGCGGATTCTTCTTGAAACATACACCGAGGCAATATTATCCTGTCAGAGGAGATTCGGTTCCGGCGATATCTCCGTCGACGGGAACGTCGTCGAGCGGCAACGCTGGAATCCCATCGGCTCCGGCCGGTTCGGTCCTCTCGATAGACAAGTTTACGGTCTTTCAAACGAGCGAGCCGGTCTCGGTCAGAGCCACTTATGGCCCGTTTAGCACCAAGCAGACCGTACCGGCTCGCTACATAGTTCCGGATCCGTTGGACGCGTTACCGGGACCGGAAACCAGACGAAACCTAACGGCTGCGACGATCCTGGACGCGCAAGAGTTGGGCGCTCGTCACCTGGACATGTCCGCTCATCTGGTGGGAAACAGCATACCGCGTGACTCGCCGGTGCTAAGAGTACTCTTTCACGCCGGAAGCGAGGCGGGCGGAAGGCGTCAGTTGCTACTGGCTCGGCATCAGAGGGTATGCGTGGTTCTGCACGCGAGCCTCGCCGCTCCCTCCAGGAGCACGGCCAGCAGAAACAACGGTAGAAGCTATTCCTCTTCCTCGTCTTCGTCCTCCTCTTCCGCCTTTCCGTCTTCGTCGTCGGTGCTCACGGCAGCCTGCAGCCCCGACGGAGAAAACGGCGTTTGTCTGGCACAGATCACCATACCTGCCGATTGGTGGGCACCGTTACCTCCTCCCGACGCTTCCGGTCGGGTCAAGGTCGCCAAGAGCCTGCCAAGGCTCGTACAGGTCGCGTACTCGGTACTGGAGCCTCGAACAGAGGAGACTGGCTCCGTGGACAGCGGGGCCGGCTTCTGCAGACCCAGAGTACAAATACAGCCGGTCACGCCGCTCGGACAAATACCTTTGGCTCCGAATCGAGCCGATTACAAGGAACTCAAGGCGGACGACTCGCTGACTTTGCTGGTGCCGCATGGACCCCTCTATCCGAGGTCTAGATTACACGTTCCCGCGTTCCTGCATCCGTCCAAGGCTACCGATCCGAGACAGGACAGGCCGCCCCTCATTATCGGCGTTTACTTGAG AGCCAGAGTGAAATCCGGGATAAAGATCCTAGACGCGTCGCCGAGCAATCCGGACTGGATCGTCGATAGCGAGATCAACGCGAAGAACACGGTCGCAACGTTCACCGCGAGACGAAAGGAGGACGCTTCGCGAGTACCAAGCGC GTCTGCCGAGGAAATTTTGACGATGCTTTTGGAAGCGAGCGAAGAAGGAGTGGAAGGAAATTGGGACGGAGGTCGTATCGTGTGGAGCGTGCGTTACGCTTACGAGGGTGAAGACGACAACGACTCTCAGCTGAATGGGATGGATCAGCTGCAGCAGAGGTTGCAGCAGCGGCAGATGcaacatcatcatcatcatcatgcaGAGAGGCGGAAGCTTCAAGCGCGTCTCGAGATACAGAAAGACGACATTCAAGCGGTACTGCCTATTTCCAAG AACTGGGAGGTGATGAACACCGCCGTGTTGACGGGACGCCAAGTGTCCCAAGGGATGAAGGTCTTTATCGTGAGCCAAGCCGGAACCGTGGCCGACGTTACCCTACAATCCTCTTGTCACTCCGAGGACGAGAGTGTGCTCAAG GTATCGTCCTCTTGCAGCAGCGTGTACGTTGACGGCACAGAAATCCGAGGTTCCAGTAACGCGTCGGTGTTCGTCAAGTACGGAACGTACACGGGCCTAGCCAGGTTCACTGTCTGGATGCCCGAGTTTCCTCTGGAAGTGACGGTCGGCGACACCAGACTGAGTCAGATCAAAGGTTGGAAGGTCCCCGAAGAACACGCGGCCGGTGCGAAAAGCAAACGTAGTTTGAACGCGACCAACTCTCGAGTCGATCAATCCCCGACGAAAACGAAAAAGAGAAGCGCAACCGAATTGGAGGATTCACTGGAGGACACTTCGATGGACGTCGAGGATGCGGACGTGATCCTCGAGGAGGACGAACAAGAGGAAAGATTTCGAGGGAACGAGCACGGCTGGGACACGATCAATTCGATCGACAGAGGATCTTCGACCAACTGTAGACTCCGATTTCAGCAAAGTCCGGTCGAGGTCCACGCGAGGTTCCTCGCTACCGATCACGACTCCGGAAGAGTCTCTTATTTCGTGAATCGCCGCACATGGTTACGCGTGACCGATTTGGTGATGGGCATGCTTCGAGTCTCGGATCCTAGAATAGCGACTCTTTTGCAAGGAAGGATCGTTCAAGGACGCGGAGTGGGCAGAACGGAAGTGCAGGTACTTTCGCCAATTACCGGGCGAGTAATCGGCGCGAAGGAAGTACGAGTGGGCAACGATCGTGTAGCGGTTACTCGACTGTTCGTCAAAGTCGTGTCCGGTCTGCAGCTCACCATCAGTCCGGATACCGCTATCGAAAATGGATACGTGGCGGAGACCTCGGTCACGAGGAGACTTACTGCTCAGTATCAG GAGGGTCTGCTGGACGTGGACGTGGAGTTTTCGGATGGAACCAAGACGCCGTTAAGAGAGATCGCTGTCAGCGATTATTACTTGTTGGTGGAGAGTCTAGACCCCGAAGTAGTGGCGTTCGCTCCGATGGTTGCCTCCCATCATCCCCGAGTGATCGCGGTCGGCGAGGGACGGGGTGATTTGTTACGAGTCAGTCTTCAGCTGGCGCATACCTGTCGTTCAACCGGCAGGAGGTCTGGAAAAGCTTCTCAAAGGACCACCGCAGCTACCCTCGCAACAGCTTCGGTCAACGTCGAAGTGGATTTTGCCTCGAGCGATCTTCCTAATCGACCagaattcgtgcagaacgacgGAGGAGGAACCGTCGGTTCTCATCATCACAGGGAGAGGAAAACCAGCAGGGGAGAAATGGCGCCTGATCTTCACGACATTTTGATCG GAGGCATGGGTGGCGTTGGAATACGGCATCACGGGGGCGCACGGATGAGTCCACTCGAGATCGGAATGTACGTTCTGCTGGCGGCCTTCTGTTTCGCTATCGTCGTTTTCGTCGTTTCCTGCGTGGTCTACGCGAGCAAATTCAAGCCTCAGCCGCCCGATTCGCCGTTAGGCGGGTCCGCGCTTCCGGTTCTTTCTGGAGCAGCGAGGGCCAGAGCAGCGGCCAACCAGCTGGCATCGGGAAGAAGGCCTCCTAGGGAATCTACCACGAACGCTCACGATTGGGTTTGGCTGGGACGCGCCACGCTCGAGAGGGCTGCCTGCGGACCCCAACAG GTACGAGTAACCAGTAATCCTCTTGCCGGTGAAAACGAAGGGGACTCGAGCGAAATAGCGACTTCCTTCGACAATCCGAATCACATCGAACTACCGTCCGCGGGCCAACGAAACAACGGATCCGGAAGCAACGGTCCGATAGACACGACGACCTACAGCAAGAGGGACAAGTTTCAGCGAAACAGTTTCGCTTCTAAGGCCGCGACGAAGCCATCGACCGTGGTAACCGCGACCACGGTGACCACACCCGCGTCCATGGCAACGTCCACCGTAACAACCACGCGAAACGA CAACGACGACATTCCGCCGCCTCTACCCCCGCACGGAGTACCCGTGACGAGCTCGGCAATGGCCTCTTCCGCGATCCCGGTCGTTCCTCTGGTCGGCGCGATCGccggcaacaacaacaacaacaatagcAACGAAGACTATAAACCACCGGTACCGCCGCACAGGAATACGGGAGTGATAGTACGGGTACCGGAAACCCCGAGGAAACACCGTCACAGGGCGTCGAGCGGTAGCGCGGGCAGCGGCCACCAAGGGAACAACCAGCGGCACAGCAAACAACAGATGCAGCATATCAAGCCACACGGTAAAGCTAGAGTAGGTAGTCCGAAAGAGAACGGCGCGGAGGAGGAGGAAGAGTTCGTGGAGCTAGCGAATCACGATGACAACAGGCATCCGAAAGACGCGAGAAGCAGAGAGGTGAAGAGGGCGACGATCGTCGGTAATCCAATGTTCTCGTCGTTCTCAACGTCCGCAGTCGCCTCTTCGATGAACGTGTCCAGTCCTACCGTGGCTTCTTCGTCCTCTTCGCCACCTAACTCGTCGCCgtcctcctcttcctcttcctcctcgTCCTCGTCCTCTTCGTCCTCGTCCGCGTCCTCGTCTCACGAACAAGAAGAATCGGTGGCGCTGGACGACCTCAATCTGGGCATGGACTACAACCAGATCATGCAGTACTTCGACAACCTGAAAGAGTCGAACGCCTAG